The genomic interval AAACGTCTCAGCAGACGCATCTGATCAGGATCATTCACTCACAACAGCACACAGGATCTGCTCAGAGCAtctttattacacacacacacacacacacacacacacacactcttcatgAGGAGGCTTTGATTGGTTCTCCAGACATCATCAGAGGCTTGTCGCTGAGCACAGCTTCTCTCATGCTGCGATAGACCGGCTCGTTCTGCTTGAACAAGCGCAGCTCCATCTCCGTCTGCGTCCGCAtcgcctgaaacacacacacacagagagaaagacacacacacacacacagagagacacacacacagagacacaaacacagacacacacacagagacacaaacacacacacacagacacacacacacacacacacacacacacacacacacacacagaggcacacacagacacacagaggcacacacagacacacacacacacacacagacacacacacagacacacacagacacacacacacacacacacacacacacacacacacacacagacacacacacacacacacacacacacacacacacacacacacacacacacacacacacacacacacacacacagacacacacacagacacacacagacacacacacacacacacacacacagacacacacacaaacacacaaagacacacacacacacacacacacacacacacacacacacacacacacacacacacgcacacacacacacacacacacacacacacacacacacacacacacacacacacacacacacacacacacacacacacacacacacacacacactgtcagcAGCACAGTACACCTCATAGATATTTCTCTAAACTCAAATGAAGTTGTTAAAAAGTTATATTCGGTaatcttgaaaaaaatgtaaatatcaaatACCTTTACTAAATCAAAATTGTATAAAGTACTTTACTGATTAAATATGCAGCCTTTATagtaattcttaaaaatttaaaaaacattctttgCAAATGTATGAATTTGGCTTCACATTGTGAACAcatgtattattgttttcttttattggaTTAGATTAGATCAGATTAGAAGTTATATCTGATTATTTATGATGAAATTAAGTTGTAAAAgccaaaaaatgtcatttggtTTATGTGTAAAGTATCTAATGATTAAATATGTAGCGTTTAGTAAACCtttaataaacatcaaaatattcaCTGATTAAATATCTAGCCTctagtaacaataataaaagttacaatatttactttttatgacTGCATtggatgaaaacatttttgattattattaaattattaaatccaagtggtatataaaatatgtcattttaaatatataatttaaatataatttgacagAAAAATGCTGGACTTGGCTTCACATTGTTAAccaattattatcattatcattattattattattattattattattattgttgttgttgttgttgttcttgtaGTTTGGCCCAAAGTGTAATACTTTTCATTCCCACAGAGCTTCATATTAAACATGCAGAGATAGATCTGTGTgtgaaaacaattaaacaacattGAAGTGTTTATTTGATGGCTCTTTATCTATTCGTGTTTGTAGGTTTCATCTGTCAAGCGTTATTTTCTCCAACAAACACCAAACTGAGCAGCTTGATTCATCTCTATGCTCTAAGGCAAAATGtctatgttaatgttaaatatatatctacataAATTAAGTAACATTTTGGCTTGTGTCTTAAATAATATGGACTGAGTAAATAAACAATCTTTTTTACTTTGTCTGAATGTTTTTGTCTGCTCTTAAAAGCTGAGTTGTTTCAAACCAATCTTGGATCAAATATGGACTAACCCTCTGCTGGGTTAAGAAGTGGATGTGAAACTTTAACCCAACCTTGGGttggcatttaaaatatataatatacacaataGTTTAGCTGTaactaattattttgttattggtTTAAAGTGTTTTTCCTTCAAATGGTTTTCACACATAGTTTGAGAAGGTTCTGTGATCGTAATGAAGCGACGTGATGAGTTTGTTGATCTGGAGTGTTTTTGGATCATCAGCGCTCCGATCTGAGGCCGGTGAGGATGTTTTACCTCCAGGTCTTTGGTGATGGGGTGATGAGCTCCGTGTGTGATGATGAGGATGGCGTAAGCGCGGCAGACCAGCGAGTGAGCGCTCTCGATCTGTCCGGCGTGCCAGTGTGTGACGCCCGCTCTCATCATGGCCATGCCCAGCTGAGCGTTATTGGGATGATAGAGTTTCCTGAGAGAGAACAGAGTCAGACGCTGCTTTCACAGTCTCTGGAATCACGAGGAGATTTCCCGTCAGGGCCAGAAATACCTCTTATCGTGACATACgctatatggacaaaagtattggcaccccCTTCTAATAAACACGTTTAACTACTTTAGCACTATCCATGAGTACAGATCTTAATGTTTGAGCTTACAATGATATTCTAGGAAATTGTGTGCTTTTAATTGTATAGCAAACGTTTGGATAGGACCCTTTTCCAATCTAACATGAATATccctctgtgtataaggcaaggttGAAAAAGAAATTGACTGGTCTGAGGAACAGACCTTGAACAAAGAACTCATCACCAAAGACCAATGAcatatatggacaaaagtattggcaccccCTTCTATtcttctaattttatagcaacagtttggacagaaCCCTTTTCTATTCTGACATGATCTGACAACACCCCTAACATGACAATACCAAAAacaatgacttgtacatatggCTACAGTAATGTTAGACACTTTTTTTAGACAATTTTAGAAACTGTTGCAAAAGGGATAGAAAGACAATTTTGGAAACACATGAATAACGTTTCCTTTTTGTTGTCAAAGTTTGGGAAATACTTTCGTCCATATAGTGTATGTACAAGGcattggtgtttggtgatgacTTACCATATCATgcactcataaaaaaaaaaaaatatatatatatatatcatgtatttTGTATGAAACACTAAATTCAGAAGggggtgccaatacttttggcaatatagtgtagaCAAAAGACATTTTCCTAATCAACATATTACTACTCCAAACCTGCCATTACATCTTTTTAGAGCTAATTACAGAAGTTTTTAGCcattgaaagatttttttttgctccctcagattccagattccAGACACTgtccgatcctaacaaaccagacatcagtggaatgattatttattcacttgagatgttttgaagtcacattttattcttattctaaTCTTAAAATTTCAGCAGAATATATTTAGTcggcatattttcacattttacatgTCATGATGTTCATTATCACTTACACTCCTGATGAGAACCTGGGGCTCTTCTCAGTGTCAGAACAGCTCAGACTCACGTGTATCCGTCCAGAACACGCTGGGTGTATCCCGACGCTTCGCTGAACTGATGCATGAAGGACAGGACCTCGCTGGCGATGCTGAGGACGCGCAGCAGATGAAGGTTTGTGTCTCCAAACACAGGACCCTGCTTCTCCAGACACTCACGGCAGAGCTTCACCACCTACAGCCAGACGCTACTGCTTtcacacattcattttcaatcaCCTCTTTATATTGCTATCTGTTTGTCACTTGGGCTCTGAGAATATAAGTTTTGATGCAACCCGTGttgttaaaagataaaaatgattgattgattgataagtatacaatatactaatataatatacaattttaatcCAAATCAAAGCCTAGCGCTCCAGCTCTTTAAGTCTGTGTCAGTCAGGGTTCTGTTGGACTCACCTCCTGGAAGTTTCCTTCAGTACGAGCCTCTTCGATCTTAACCAGAGCCTGAAGACTGAAATCTGTCACTGCCTTCACCACGTCAGCAGAcggctgcacacacacacacacacacacacacacacacacagtcactaaCAGGGCTGTCACGAATCACATTTAactagtaaataaatgtatctgtAATCAAGTGTTTAAATTACgtattacttttgaaaatgttattgaTTACAAAGGAGGTGacatttgaattttttcacacacacacacacacgcaaaacacacacacacactcactcactcacacacacacacacacacacacacacacacacactcactcactcacacacacacaaacaaacacacaaacacacacacacacacactcttacacacacacacacacacacacacacacacacacacacactacacacacaaacaaacacacacacacacacatacaaacaaacatacaaatacacacgcatgcactcacacacacacacacacacacacacaaacatacaaatacacacgcatgcactcacacacacacacacacacacacacaaacacacacacacacacacacaaacacacactctatcactcactcacacacacacacacacacacacacacacacaaacacacacacacacacaaacacacacacacacacacacactcttacacacacacaaacacacacacacacacacaaacatacaaatacacacgcatgcactcacacacacacacacacacacacacacaaacatacaaatacacacgcatgcactcacacacacacacacacacacacacacacacacacacacaaacacacaaacacacacactcactcactcacacacacacacaaacaaacacacaaacacaaacacacactctctcactcactcacacacacacacacacacacaaacaaaaacaaacacacacactcactcacacacacacactcactcacacacacactcttacacacacacacacacaaacaaaacaaacacacacactcactcacacacacacactcttacacacacacacacatgcactctgacacacacacacactcacacacacacagacacacacacatttgggtttatgcatatgctttatttttaaagatgaattgTTTTTTCCAAAACACCTATGCAAACATCTGATTTCAAAAACAGTCCCATAGCTATTAAACAGTATATTGTTGtgattttaatcagtatttACTTTGATTACTTCAGAAGGAGATCTGATTTTGTGGGAgctgtgctttaaaattaatttactatTATCTAAGGTCAAGtgagttttactgtaaaaacatcaaTCAGTAGAATTTTAGGAAAGTAATCATTACAATCAGTTCCGTTACTTAAAGTATCTGAAGTAGTTACACCAAACTACAACTCAACAACTCTCTCGTCTCCAAACCTTGTTCCCGTCGCTGTCTCTGACGGCCGTCATCAGCTGGTCTTCGGTGGCGCTCGAGCAGTGCTCACACTTACAGTCGAAGTAATACCTCTTCTTGAGCAGCTGCTGGCGCTCCTTGGAGACGTTGAGGAAGTCCACGTAGCTGATGGTCAGCTCTTCTCCTTCAGAGATCTTCTCCAGAGCCCTCAGCTCGATCCTGCCTCAGGTCACAGACAGTCTCACAAACATTCATCTCCAGGGAACGACTTCAAAAGAGCAAATCAAAGCGGAAACACGAGCCCTGCAGCGAGAATCAC from Puntigrus tetrazona isolate hp1 chromosome 4, ASM1883169v1, whole genome shotgun sequence carries:
- the smyd1a gene encoding histone-lysine N-methyltransferase SMYD1a, encoding MTVEKMDPVEVFAAGEKGRGLRVTKELSSGEVVFAEASFAAVVFDSLSLQVCHSCFRRQVTPHRCAQCKFAHYCDRTCQRAAWDEHKQECSAIRKTGTAPNENVRLVARILWRIQKDTGLVSDAQLTTLDLLEDHLSKTSPEDLKELKVDVQNFYNYWPKKSKPVGEDYVAHLLGVINCNGFTLSDQRGLQAVGVGLFPNLCLVNHDCWPNCTVILNPGNQTALDASLHSTRRIELRALEKISEGEELTISYVDFLNVSKERQQLLKKRYYFDCKCEHCSSATEDQLMTAVRDSDGNKPSADVVKAVTDFSLQALVKIEEARTEGNFQEVVKLCRECLEKQGPVFGDTNLHLLRVLSIASEVLSFMHQFSEASGYTQRVLDGYTKLYHPNNAQLGMAMMRAGVTHWHAGQIESAHSLVCRAYAILIITHGAHHPITKDLEAMRTQTEMELRLFKQNEPVYRSMREAVLSDKPLMMSGEPIKASS